The Penaeus vannamei isolate JL-2024 chromosome 39, ASM4276789v1, whole genome shotgun sequence genome includes the window atatatatatatatatatatatatatatatatatatatatatataaatatatatatatatatatatatatatatatatatatatatatatatatacatatacatatatatatatatatatatatatatatatatatatatatatatatatacatatataattatatatatatatatatatatatatatatatatatatatatatgtagatatatatacaaatagacatatatatacatacatatatatatatatatatatatatatatatatatatatatatatatatatatatatatatatgtatatatatatatatatatatatatatatatatatatatatatatatatatatatatatatatatatatatatatatatatatatatatatatatatatatatatatatatatatatatatatatatatatatatttatatatatatatacatacatatatataagtatatgtatatatatatatatatatgtatatatatatatacatatatatatgtatatatatatatactcatgcaaatatttatttacgtatatacatatattatatatatatatatatatatatatatatatatatatatatatatatatatatatatatatatatatatatatatatatatatatatatataatatatatatatatatatatatatatatatatatatatatatatatatatatatatatacttatttatcaagaagtattatatgtatacctatctaatAACTTCTTCAACcaatcatatacatttatctcttaTATGAGTACATCCATTTGAAAAGTATTTGAATCAAATTTTGACGACAAGCTTTTGGGTAAAATCTGGAATATAATAATTTCTAATCAAGTGACTAACCTTGGCAGTGTCTAATGAGTTGACAAGCAGTTTCGAAGACCCAGCATTGCACACAAATCTCAATGTATAAAAAGTTGTCTTGTCGATAAAGTTAGCGGTATATAAGGGACATTGTTAGAAGCTTCAGCATTCATTCTTTCAGTAAGAAGAACCATGAACACTAAGGTACGTAGAAGTGGTTTGTTTCGAAAAGTATCCGAATGTTTTAGCAATGTTgaattaacattaatgatgatagtaataatacaaaaacaataatgatagtaatgattatatttctCCAATAGGTCTTCATTCTCCTTGGCCTGGCTGCCTTCGTTGCTGCCGACAGCCGTGAAATCTTCTCATATGGGCCTCCTCAAGTAAGTATCTTTAAACTTCCCTAAAATTGCTTTTACGTGGTGTATAGTATAGTAAAGATTTAAGAACACattcactgtatatataattatacatctatacatttctTCAAAGGTGAACTTTTTAAAACATCTTAATTAAATAATGTTTTCTTTAAAAATGACTGCTCATGAAATTCTTCCGTCATTTCTAGGACTCCTCCGAGGAGTCTTTTGAGTCATTCGAGTCGTACGAGTCAGGAgaagccaagtacgacttcagtTATGCCGTTAAGCACGaagactccggcaacgacttcggacaccaggaagcccgtgacggtgaagacactcagggatcctactacgtgaggCTTCCCGACACCCGTCTGCAGAacgtcaagtacttcgtggacggcgacgacggctacgtggccgaggtcaactacgagggcgaggctcgttTCCCCGACTCGTCCGAGTCCGCTTCCTTCGAGTCCCGGGAGTACAGGCCACCAAGGCCAGCCTACACCTATGACTCCGACGAATCTAAGTAGATTCTCAGATATTTAATCAGTGATTCGTTATGATGGACAAGAATTTGGATGTAAACTATTTATTGCATATTTATTGGAAAATGTAATGAAAGCACTAGTAAAACCATGCTCCTTTACTTAATaccaaaaaattaataaaacgagagagggaacACAAATAACTACGGGCGCTGAGCTTGTCATACCTAGTTTAACGCAAACGCAAAGTGCCAAATTACTCATACCTACTGCTCTCCAATGAACCTTATAAACAAAAGATACATTACTGGCAAATTAATCAAATGGAAGTAGCAATAACAGTGGGGGTTAAAATGCTACAGAAACGCACATACCAAGATTATCTTTATGACTTTTGGAAGCCTTCTAAATTTCCAGGACTACTTTGTAATTTCCTTGAGAAAAGAGGCTATTAAAACTAACTTTAAGAATATAAACAAGATCCTTTCTTTACAATAGAAGGAAACGGCACTTTAACTAaactaataatatacatatatatgtatatatgtatgtatgtatgtaaatgtatatgtgtgcgtatgtatggtatatgtatacgtatatatgtgtatatatacatatatacatatatatatatatatatatatatatatatatatatatatatatatatatatatacacacacacacacacacacatatatatatatatatgcacacacacacacacacacacacacacacacacacacacacacacacacacacacacacacacacatatatatatatatatatatatatatatatgtatataagaatagatatatgtatacacacatgtactgacacactcatatatgtttataacgtgtgtgtttgtatatatatacatactcaaatatgcatatatacatatacatacatacatacatacatacatacacacacacacacatatatatatatatatatatatatatatatatatatatatatatacatatatatatatatacatatatatatacatatatatatatatatatatatatatgtatcatacagacacacacacaaacacacatacacgtatatatatatatatacatatatatatatatatatatatatatatatatataaatatatatataaatttatatatatatacatatatatatgatattatatatatacatataaatatatatatgtatatatatatatatatatatatatatatatatatatatatatatatatatatgtatataaatatatatgcgtgtgtgtgtccgtgtctgtgtgtgtgcgtgtgtgtgtgtgtgtgtgtgtgtgtttgtgtctgtgtgtatttgtatctttacctatctatctatgtctatctatctgtatatgcatattctgTTTAGTTAGAATCTTTGATACGTATCTACATTACGTCAGTTTTCAAAATGTATATTTTAATTTGAATGAAACATCGTCTGTAACTTCAAATCCGGGACTCTGTGTAAGACTGATGATGTTGTAGCGATGTGGTCACTGTGTTGAACAGAGGGAAATCGGATTAAATATTCGTATATTGTGCGTGTAGTTTGCATTCTCATTTATTCTTGGAAGTTGTCATTTGTGGTTGCCATTGTGtggtttgtctctcttctctatacTGGAGCACTGTAGGTAAggttgtgttttctttttaatttttcatttcataAACTATATTAAGTGACGTAAATCACGTAAAATAATATCAAATTAATTTAGCAAAGTGAATTTTCAATAGCTTAGAAGTAATGTCCGATATTCGGAATGATATGAATATTTTAAATGTGCATTTTATAATTTGTAAACGGTTTCCCAATCTCTATTTGTTACTTGAGTACTGCTAGTTCTAGCTCAAGCAAGAATCATGTGTGGCCACCTTGGGCTATTACTCTTGTCTGACTACACTTGGCTATTAACCCTGAATCTGTTTGGCTATCCCAATCTCAATCAGCCTGCAAATTGCAATCCTACCATCAAATGAAACAACTGTTCTTCAGCCAATAAGGAATGGGCTATTCCTTTTAGATATCATTCATATACATGAGATATTACTGTAAGATATGAAGAATATATCAATGAAACTTTTTTagttgtgtgtctatatatgtatctgagtatatatatatatatatatatatatatatatatatatatatatatatatatatatatatatatatatataatcatatgcattatatttatatatatatatatatatatatatatatatatatatatatatatatatatatatatatatatatatatatatatatatatatatatatacatatatacatatatgcatacatacatatatatatatatatatatatatatatatatatatatatatatatatatatatatatatatatatatatatatatatatatatatttatatatatatatgtatatatatttatatatatatatatatatatatatatatatatatatatatatatatatatatatatatatatatatatatatatatatatatatatatatatatatatatatatatatatatatatatatatatatatatataacaattaagcatgtatatatatatatatatatatatatatatatatatatatatatatatatatatatatatatatatatatatatatataacaattaagcatgtatatatatatatatatatatatatatatatatataaatatagatatatatatatatatatatatatacatatatatacatatatatatagatatataaataaatatatatatatatata containing:
- the LOC113811113 gene encoding pro-resilin-like isoform X2, producing the protein MNTKVFILLGLAAFVAADSREIFSYGPPQDSSEESFESFESYESGEAKYDFSYAVKHEDSGNDFGHQEARDGEDTQGSYYVRLPDTRLQNVKYFVDGDDGYVAEVNYEGEARFPDSSESASFESREYRPPRPAYTYDSDESK
- the LOC113811113 gene encoding pro-resilin-like isoform X3; this translates as MNTKVFILLGLAAFVAADSREIFSYGPPQDSSEESFESFESYESGEAKYDFSYAVKHEDSGNDFGHQEARDGEDTQGSYYVRLPDTRLQNVKYFVDGDDGYVAEVNYEGEARFPDSSESASFESREYRPPRPAYTYDSDESK